The following proteins are co-located in the Rhodococcus opacus B4 genome:
- a CDS encoding superoxide dismutase has product MSVYTLPELPYDYAALEPHISGKIMELHHDKHHAAYVTGANTALDKLAELRESDTLPAVVNLHEKNLAFHLGGHTNHTVFWNNLSPDGGDKPTGELAAAIDDQFGGFDAFRNHFSANANAIQGSGWSILAWDSIGQRLLIVQLYDQQGNIPIGLTPLLLLDMWEHAFYLDYQNVKGDYVKAFWNIVNWADVAARFEKARTQTAGLIV; this is encoded by the coding sequence GTGTCTGTTTACACGCTGCCGGAACTCCCGTACGACTATGCAGCTCTCGAGCCGCACATCTCCGGCAAGATCATGGAACTGCACCACGACAAGCATCACGCCGCGTACGTGACCGGTGCCAACACGGCTCTCGACAAGCTCGCCGAGCTCCGCGAGTCCGACACCCTGCCTGCCGTGGTCAACCTGCACGAGAAGAACCTCGCCTTCCACTTGGGCGGCCACACCAACCACACCGTTTTCTGGAACAACCTCTCGCCGGACGGCGGCGACAAGCCGACCGGTGAGCTCGCGGCCGCGATCGACGACCAGTTCGGCGGCTTCGACGCGTTCCGCAACCACTTCTCGGCCAACGCCAACGCCATTCAGGGCTCCGGCTGGTCCATCCTGGCCTGGGACTCCATCGGCCAGCGCCTGCTCATCGTCCAGCTGTACGACCAGCAGGGCAACATCCCGATCGGCCTCACGCCGCTGCTGCTCCTGGACATGTGGGAGCACGCCTTCTACCTCGACTACCAGAACGTCAAGGGCGACTACGTCAAGGCTTTCTGGAACATCGTCAACTGGGCGGACGTCGCCGCTCGCTTCGAGAAGGCACGCACCCAGACCGCGGGCCTGATCGTCTAG
- a CDS encoding acyltransferase family protein, translated as MPSLTPVADSHAAAPRVELTGANLLRFFAVLAVIYSHISFYLIDDLGTGWWFIDVVYQIFIERGGLNQHLSFLGVAVFMMLTGLLITRSAIRHEPGHFLFNRLGRILPAFWVAVLAAIVLVRLGINGMFSGQDGVSNVDAALSFVLGGFFLKPEVAVLGVTWTLAVQILFYFACVAARPVLRTLPIAMPMAGASICALILLYNLYAPQPYTVPMLSKIAATLPAVFLGQIIYLGWARLADCRWIVVAGLAQVEVIRLATDFRVYWAGDHYLWTFAVVTAGVVLVGRYDGPAAHWAVVRWTATRSYAIYLVHTLILYRVYEHTVGSFGETGAVIAFLVVTALVSEALYRWVEIPATGWVTARAERMRTQSALVRETTPVPRVASNHVLVRRASGSSSR; from the coding sequence ATGCCTTCGCTGACACCTGTTGCAGATTCGCATGCGGCCGCGCCGCGTGTGGAGCTCACGGGCGCGAATCTGCTCCGCTTTTTCGCTGTTCTGGCCGTGATCTACTCGCACATCTCGTTCTATCTGATCGACGACCTCGGAACCGGATGGTGGTTCATCGACGTCGTCTATCAGATATTCATCGAGCGGGGCGGACTCAACCAGCATTTGTCGTTTCTCGGGGTCGCCGTCTTCATGATGCTGACCGGTTTGCTCATCACCCGTTCGGCCATTCGCCACGAGCCCGGACATTTCCTGTTCAATCGACTCGGCCGCATTCTGCCCGCATTCTGGGTGGCCGTCCTCGCCGCGATCGTGCTGGTTCGCCTGGGCATCAACGGCATGTTCAGCGGCCAGGACGGTGTGTCCAACGTCGACGCCGCGCTGAGTTTCGTGCTCGGCGGGTTCTTCCTCAAACCGGAGGTCGCGGTGCTCGGGGTCACGTGGACCCTCGCCGTGCAGATCCTATTCTACTTCGCCTGCGTCGCCGCGCGTCCCGTTCTGCGCACCCTACCCATCGCGATGCCCATGGCCGGCGCCTCGATCTGCGCCCTGATCCTGCTCTACAACCTGTACGCGCCGCAGCCGTACACGGTCCCGATGCTGTCGAAGATCGCCGCGACGCTGCCCGCGGTGTTCCTCGGGCAGATCATCTACCTCGGCTGGGCGCGGCTCGCGGACTGCCGGTGGATCGTCGTCGCCGGGCTGGCGCAGGTCGAGGTGATCCGCCTCGCTACCGACTTCCGGGTGTACTGGGCGGGCGATCACTACCTGTGGACGTTCGCCGTCGTCACGGCGGGTGTCGTGCTGGTGGGCCGATACGACGGGCCCGCCGCGCACTGGGCCGTCGTGCGGTGGACGGCGACGCGCAGTTACGCGATCTACCTCGTCCACACCCTGATCCTGTACCGGGTGTACGAGCACACGGTCGGCTCGTTCGGTGAGACCGGTGCCGTCATCGCGTTTCTGGTGGTGACGGCGCTGGTGTCGGAGGCGCTCTACCGGTGGGTGGAGATACCTGCGACGGGCTGGGTCACCGCCCGCGCCGAGCGGATGCGCACGCAGTCGGCGCTCGTCCGTGAGACCACTCCGGTACCGCGCGTAGCATCGAATCATGTCTTGGTACGACGAGCTTCTGGGTCGAGCAGCCGCTAA
- the msrA gene encoding peptide-methionine (S)-S-oxide reductase MsrA: MSWYDELLGRAAAKSVMVTAEDALPGRSQPIPVPATHFVNGHPLKPPFPEGLQTAVLGMGCFWGAEKEFWQLDGVYTTAVGYAGGYTPNPTYEETCSGRTGHTEVVLVVFDPKVISYAEILKEFWENHDPTQGMRQGNDQGTQYRSAIYTIDEQQVEIAEATGEAFEKRLAEAGYGAITTEIAPLTQFYYAEDYHQQYLAKNPGGYCPVHATGVSCPVGLLKQDEVPAQTDILPPS, from the coding sequence ATGTCTTGGTACGACGAGCTTCTGGGTCGAGCAGCCGCTAAGTCCGTGATGGTCACCGCCGAGGACGCCCTCCCCGGACGTAGTCAGCCGATCCCGGTCCCGGCGACGCACTTCGTCAACGGCCACCCCCTGAAACCCCCGTTCCCCGAGGGCCTGCAGACCGCGGTGCTGGGCATGGGATGTTTCTGGGGTGCCGAGAAGGAGTTCTGGCAACTGGACGGCGTCTACACCACCGCGGTGGGGTACGCCGGCGGTTACACGCCGAATCCCACGTACGAGGAGACCTGTTCGGGACGCACCGGGCACACCGAGGTGGTGCTCGTGGTCTTCGATCCGAAGGTGATCTCGTACGCCGAGATCCTCAAGGAGTTCTGGGAGAACCACGATCCCACGCAGGGCATGCGGCAGGGCAACGACCAGGGAACGCAGTACCGTTCGGCCATCTACACGATCGACGAACAGCAGGTGGAGATCGCCGAGGCCACCGGTGAGGCCTTCGAGAAGCGGCTCGCCGAAGCCGGATACGGGGCGATCACCACGGAGATCGCCCCGCTCACGCAGTTCTACTACGCCGAGGACTACCACCAGCAGTACCTCGCGAAGAACCCCGGCGGGTACTGCCCCGTGCACGCCACCGGCGTCAGCTGCCCCGTCGGCCTGCTGAAGCAGGACGAGGTCCCGGCACAAACCGACATCCTGCCGCCCTCATAG
- a CDS encoding DUF1772 domain-containing protein: MERYLTIVTAVGAGVVGGVMFAFSTFIMTGLGRLDPAQGISAMQSINREAPNFWFMTALFGTALTSIALVIVSVVRHDGSAVYAVIACALYLVGIVLTIVYHVPHNNALDAIDPTAAGSADFWRDYVSGWTGWNHVRTVSAIAASAVLTWSATRG; encoded by the coding sequence ATGGAGCGCTATCTGACGATCGTCACGGCGGTGGGCGCCGGAGTGGTGGGCGGCGTGATGTTTGCGTTCTCCACGTTCATCATGACCGGGCTCGGACGCCTGGATCCGGCTCAGGGCATCTCGGCGATGCAGTCGATCAATCGTGAGGCCCCGAACTTCTGGTTCATGACGGCGCTGTTCGGTACCGCACTGACGTCGATCGCGCTCGTGATCGTCAGCGTGGTGCGGCACGACGGTTCGGCCGTGTACGCGGTGATCGCGTGCGCGCTGTATCTGGTGGGGATCGTCTTGACCATCGTCTACCACGTGCCGCACAACAACGCGCTGGACGCCATCGATCCCACCGCGGCCGGCTCGGCGGACTTCTGGCGCGACTACGTCTCGGGATGGACTGGGTGGAACCACGTGCGCACCGTCAGCGCCATCGCGGCGTCCGCGGTGCTCACGTGGTCCGCGACCCGTGGTTGA
- a CDS encoding NmrA family transcriptional regulator: protein MTTTPHTLVLTGTGKVGSRVLARLAAANVPARSGSRSGTPPFDWANRDTWRPALDGITSVYIAYYPDLAVPGAAEVVEEFAGLAVANGARRLVLLSGRGETEAERSELAIRKAGAEWTILRSSWFSQNFSESFMLDSLLAGDLALPVDGHVLEPFVDADDLAEIAVAALTGDGHAGELYELTGPRLLSFGDAVAEISDASGREIRYTPVPSEEYSTALTERGVPSDAIGLLAYLFDEVLDGRNASLTDGVERALGRAPRDFTEYVRAAAAAGAWRV from the coding sequence ATGACAACGACACCGCACACCCTCGTCCTCACCGGAACCGGCAAGGTCGGCAGCCGCGTCCTCGCCCGTCTCGCCGCCGCAAACGTGCCCGCCCGGAGCGGTTCGCGCTCCGGCACGCCCCCGTTCGACTGGGCGAACAGGGACACTTGGCGCCCGGCCCTGGACGGAATCACCTCGGTGTACATCGCCTACTACCCGGATCTCGCGGTGCCGGGAGCGGCGGAGGTAGTCGAGGAGTTCGCGGGCCTGGCCGTCGCGAACGGCGCCCGGCGACTCGTCCTGCTCTCCGGTCGCGGCGAAACCGAGGCGGAACGCAGCGAACTCGCGATCCGCAAGGCGGGAGCCGAGTGGACGATCCTGCGGTCCAGTTGGTTCAGCCAGAATTTCAGCGAAAGTTTCATGCTCGACTCGTTGCTCGCCGGCGACCTCGCGCTGCCCGTCGACGGGCACGTGCTCGAGCCCTTCGTCGACGCGGACGATCTCGCCGAGATCGCCGTCGCGGCACTGACCGGGGACGGCCACGCCGGCGAACTGTACGAACTGACCGGACCGCGGTTGCTGTCCTTCGGTGACGCCGTCGCCGAGATCTCGGACGCATCGGGTCGCGAAATCCGATACACACCAGTGCCTTCGGAAGAGTATTCGACGGCGCTGACCGAACGGGGGGTACCGTCCGACGCGATCGGCCTGCTCGCCTACCTGTTCGACGAGGTGCTGGACGGGCGCAATGCCTCGCTCACCGACGGGGTGGAACGCGCACTGGGCCGGGCGCCCCGCGACTTCACCGAGTACGTCCGCGCCGCAGCGGCGGCCGGGGCCTGGAGGGTGTGA
- a CDS encoding AraC family transcriptional regulator, with translation MDPLAGLISGPRAAGAFVLRSIMEPPWSLQIDDHAPLSLVAMGRGEAWILPHTGEPVQLTEGDVAIIRGPERYVVADHPDTPPHVIINPDQSCTTLRGEPLAEAMDLGVRTWGNSANGRTVMLTGTYQTPGEISRRLLSALPELVVQRRADWDSRLVTLMHDEVVRDEPGQEAVLDRLLDLLLIAVLRAWFARPAAEAPSWVRAQADPVVGKAMRILQNNPSRQWTVESLAGETGLSRAALARRFTELVGEPPMTFLAGWRLSLAADLLREPDATVASVAQRVGYGSAFALSAAFKRVRGVSPKEHREMAGSG, from the coding sequence GTGGATCCCCTCGCTGGTCTCATAAGTGGTCCCCGCGCCGCCGGAGCGTTCGTGCTCCGCTCGATCATGGAACCGCCGTGGTCGCTGCAGATCGACGACCACGCGCCGCTCAGCCTCGTCGCGATGGGCCGTGGCGAGGCCTGGATCCTTCCGCACACCGGCGAACCGGTGCAGCTGACCGAAGGCGACGTCGCGATCATCCGCGGACCCGAGCGGTACGTCGTCGCCGACCACCCGGACACCCCGCCGCACGTGATCATCAACCCCGACCAGAGTTGCACGACGCTCCGCGGTGAACCGCTCGCCGAGGCGATGGACCTCGGCGTGCGCACCTGGGGAAACAGCGCGAACGGGCGCACGGTCATGCTGACCGGGACCTATCAGACCCCCGGAGAGATCAGCCGGAGACTGCTGTCCGCGCTCCCCGAACTCGTCGTGCAGCGCCGCGCCGACTGGGACTCCCGGCTCGTCACGCTCATGCACGACGAAGTGGTGCGCGACGAGCCCGGGCAGGAAGCGGTCCTCGACCGCCTCCTCGACCTGCTGCTCATCGCCGTGCTGCGCGCTTGGTTCGCGAGGCCGGCGGCCGAAGCGCCATCCTGGGTGCGGGCGCAGGCCGACCCGGTGGTCGGCAAGGCGATGCGGATCCTGCAGAACAACCCGTCACGCCAGTGGACGGTGGAGTCGCTCGCCGGGGAAACCGGACTGTCGCGGGCCGCCCTCGCACGCCGGTTCACCGAACTCGTCGGCGAACCGCCCATGACTTTCCTCGCGGGATGGCGGCTGTCGCTCGCCGCGGATCTGCTTCGCGAACCCGACGCGACCGTCGCATCGGTGGCGCAGCGGGTGGGGTACGGAAGCGCATTCGCGCTGAGTGCGGCATTCAAACGTGTGCGTGGAGTGAGCCCCAAGGAGCATCGTGAGATGGCGGGGAGCGGATGA
- a CDS encoding Rv1733c family protein, with product MWNNSPARGLRKRSARQRHNPLLRRSDRIENMLTLAVVVLAFAMLPLAILVGARTIDSQLTLAEKQVADYRTVTATTVADSTGVSVTSDVAPSGVDTAPAKWTWGNETRHADITVDPATPSGTRQDIWVNADGNLTTEPMSSSAARVAGVIAGLFTWFAVMMIALSGFLICRASLNRARDAQWDRDLRQFLDSTTRH from the coding sequence ATGTGGAACAACTCTCCAGCACGGGGGCTGCGTAAGCGGTCGGCTCGTCAGCGGCACAACCCGCTTCTCCGGCGCTCGGACCGGATCGAGAACATGCTCACCCTCGCGGTCGTGGTGCTCGCCTTCGCGATGCTGCCCCTCGCCATCCTCGTGGGCGCCCGGACCATCGACAGTCAGCTGACGCTGGCGGAGAAGCAGGTCGCGGACTACCGCACCGTCACCGCCACCACGGTCGCCGACTCCACCGGCGTGTCCGTCACCTCCGACGTCGCACCGTCGGGCGTCGACACCGCCCCCGCCAAGTGGACCTGGGGTAACGAAACCCGGCACGCCGACATCACCGTCGACCCCGCCACCCCCTCGGGGACGAGGCAGGACATCTGGGTCAACGCCGACGGCAACCTCACCACCGAGCCGATGTCGTCGTCCGCCGCCCGCGTGGCCGGTGTGATCGCCGGACTGTTCACCTGGTTCGCGGTGATGATGATCGCGCTGTCCGGCTTCCTCATCTGCCGCGCCTCCCTGAACCGCGCCCGCGACGCGCAGTGGGACCGCGACCTCCGCCAGTTCCTGGACTCGACCACCCGGCACTGA
- a CDS encoding DUF3303 domain-containing protein: MKYVITWTVREGGSAAENEEAARRSLEVFARWTPAEGANFHQFLGRLDGTGGFAFVEADDPNDILDGPTKFGPFFEFHVYPVADIAVTTEAAQHAVEFRGSIS; the protein is encoded by the coding sequence ATGAAGTACGTGATTACGTGGACGGTGCGTGAGGGCGGTTCTGCCGCCGAGAACGAGGAGGCCGCGCGGCGGAGTCTCGAAGTGTTCGCGAGATGGACGCCGGCCGAGGGTGCGAATTTCCATCAGTTCCTCGGCCGACTGGACGGCACCGGCGGATTCGCGTTCGTCGAGGCGGACGATCCGAACGACATCCTGGACGGTCCGACGAAGTTCGGGCCCTTCTTCGAATTCCACGTCTACCCGGTCGCCGACATCGCCGTCACCACGGAGGCCGCGCAGCACGCGGTCGAATTCCGGGGTTCGATCAGCTGA
- a CDS encoding LLM class F420-dependent oxidoreductase — translation MELRIFTEPQQGATYDDLLAVAQAAERFGYGAFFRSDHYLAMNTEGLPGPTDAWITLAGIARETSTIRLGTLVTSATFRYPGPLAISVAQVDQMSGGRVDLGIGAGWFEAEHQAYGIPFPPLKERFERLEASLAVITGLWRTPLGETFAYDGTHLTIKESPALPKPKQPQGPPILIGGTGKKKTPALAAKYANEFNVPFQSVDETRDVFERVRLACKTIDRDPAELVYSNALVLCCGRTEQEIAKRALNIGREVSELRENGLAGSPAELVDKIGRYAEAGSQRIYLQTLDLGDLDHLELVASEVVPQLS, via the coding sequence ATGGAGTTGCGAATCTTTACCGAACCCCAGCAGGGTGCCACCTACGACGATCTTCTGGCGGTGGCGCAGGCCGCCGAACGATTCGGATACGGCGCGTTCTTCCGATCGGATCACTATCTCGCGATGAACACCGAGGGCCTGCCCGGACCCACGGACGCGTGGATCACGCTGGCGGGCATCGCCCGCGAGACGTCCACGATCCGCCTCGGCACCCTCGTCACCTCCGCGACGTTCCGGTACCCGGGACCGCTGGCCATCTCGGTGGCGCAGGTGGATCAGATGAGCGGCGGCCGCGTCGACCTCGGGATCGGCGCCGGCTGGTTCGAGGCGGAGCACCAGGCGTACGGCATTCCGTTCCCCCCGCTGAAGGAGCGGTTCGAGCGGCTCGAGGCGTCCCTCGCCGTGATCACCGGGCTGTGGCGCACTCCCCTCGGCGAGACCTTCGCTTACGACGGGACGCACCTGACGATCAAGGAATCGCCCGCGCTCCCGAAGCCGAAGCAGCCGCAGGGTCCGCCGATCCTGATCGGCGGCACCGGTAAGAAGAAGACCCCCGCGCTGGCGGCGAAGTACGCGAACGAGTTCAACGTCCCGTTCCAGTCGGTCGACGAGACGCGGGACGTGTTCGAACGGGTCCGGCTCGCGTGCAAGACGATCGATCGCGATCCCGCGGAATTGGTGTACTCCAACGCGCTCGTCCTGTGCTGCGGGCGGACGGAGCAGGAGATCGCGAAACGCGCCCTGAACATCGGACGCGAGGTGAGCGAGCTGCGGGAGAACGGGCTCGCCGGATCGCCCGCCGAACTCGTCGACAAGATCGGCCGCTACGCGGAGGCCGGGTCGCAACGGATCTACCTGCAGACCCTCGATCTCGGCGACCTCGACCATCTCGAACTGGTCGCGAGCGAGGTCGTTCCGCAACTGAGCTAG
- a CDS encoding S49 family peptidase: MAKIPLNLPKPLADKLPDAFGGSGAGVVPVVRLQGMIASGGAGFGRVLSAESVEEPLRRASTTHGAKAVALLINSPGGSPTQSEYIAARIRQLATEHELPVLAFCEDVVASGGYWLACAADEIYATATSVVGSVGVISAGFGFSELIDRLGIERRLHSAGEAKARLDPFFAEKSEDVQWLEQIQEGIHDEFRDWVVGRRGDKLKAAEAELFDGDVWLGRRAVELGIVDGIGTLREVVEKRFPDATIEMTGPRRSLFAKLGLPAASWDDVTAAILGAANARVAWSRYGR, from the coding sequence ATGGCGAAGATCCCACTGAACCTGCCGAAACCGCTGGCCGACAAGCTGCCCGACGCGTTCGGCGGCTCCGGCGCCGGGGTGGTCCCGGTCGTGCGCCTGCAGGGGATGATCGCGTCCGGCGGAGCGGGTTTCGGACGCGTGCTGAGCGCGGAATCCGTCGAGGAACCGCTGCGGCGCGCGTCCACCACACACGGTGCGAAGGCGGTGGCGCTGCTGATCAACAGCCCCGGCGGATCGCCGACACAGAGCGAATACATCGCCGCCCGCATCCGTCAGCTCGCCACCGAACACGAACTGCCGGTGCTCGCGTTCTGCGAGGACGTCGTCGCGTCGGGCGGCTACTGGCTGGCCTGCGCGGCCGACGAGATCTACGCGACCGCCACCTCGGTGGTCGGCTCCGTCGGCGTCATCTCGGCGGGCTTCGGGTTCTCCGAACTGATCGACCGCCTCGGGATCGAACGACGGCTGCATTCGGCCGGCGAGGCGAAGGCCCGCCTCGACCCGTTCTTCGCGGAGAAGTCCGAGGACGTGCAGTGGCTCGAACAGATCCAGGAAGGCATCCACGACGAGTTCCGCGACTGGGTGGTCGGCCGCCGCGGAGACAAGCTGAAGGCGGCCGAGGCGGAACTGTTCGACGGCGACGTCTGGCTGGGGCGCCGGGCCGTCGAACTCGGCATCGTCGACGGGATCGGCACCCTGCGCGAGGTGGTGGAGAAACGGTTCCCCGACGCCACGATCGAGATGACCGGGCCGCGCCGCTCCCTCTTCGCGAAACTCGGACTGCCCGCCGCGAGCTGGGACGATGTGACCGCGGCGATCCTCGGCGCGGCGAACGCCCGCGTCGCCTGGTCGCGGTACGGGCGGTAA
- a CDS encoding DUF4328 domain-containing protein, producing the protein MSVVVQVCARCAARWPVLGSPAQWCPRCHGVLLAPVRSDQHQPPANRGFRWIARPPLQRSGLAAEPSPQSPTPHYTEIPRWGLHDHVEARSARRDWPELLAGKAALFLTVTAGLYAFGVLAELGRYAVLLRNRTRLIDPTVLAVSDIAVFLGQAGGMLFALLSGIAGVCWLLRMRRRTFARAKKSDPRTPTEVVVGCAVPGLNLVMPGVFLLEVIRRDPRAVLLVRAWWSLWVFGAVLVVFNWFWRSRPGLQAMADGVLLAAFTALVASATALLALMVLRRLEGRTLKGAKEPVTRWVIATDPPRNDVEKPAEKTSGNADREAVAL; encoded by the coding sequence ATGAGCGTCGTCGTTCAGGTGTGCGCGCGGTGCGCCGCCCGGTGGCCGGTCCTCGGCTCCCCGGCGCAGTGGTGCCCGCGCTGCCACGGTGTGCTGCTCGCCCCCGTCCGGAGCGACCAGCACCAGCCGCCCGCGAACCGGGGATTCCGCTGGATCGCGCGGCCCCCGCTGCAACGCAGCGGTCTCGCGGCCGAGCCGTCGCCGCAGAGCCCCACCCCGCACTACACCGAGATCCCCCGCTGGGGACTCCACGATCACGTCGAAGCCCGGTCCGCGCGCCGCGACTGGCCGGAACTGCTCGCAGGCAAGGCCGCGCTCTTCCTCACCGTCACGGCGGGCCTGTACGCATTCGGAGTGCTCGCCGAACTGGGCCGGTACGCAGTCCTTCTCCGCAACCGGACCCGGCTGATCGACCCCACCGTGCTCGCCGTATCCGACATCGCGGTATTCCTCGGCCAGGCCGGCGGGATGCTCTTCGCGTTGCTGTCGGGCATCGCCGGGGTGTGCTGGCTGCTGCGAATGCGTCGCCGCACGTTCGCCCGGGCGAAGAAATCCGACCCCCGCACACCCACCGAGGTCGTCGTCGGGTGCGCGGTGCCGGGCCTGAACCTGGTGATGCCGGGAGTCTTCCTGCTCGAGGTGATCCGCCGCGACCCCCGCGCGGTCCTGCTGGTCCGCGCCTGGTGGAGTCTGTGGGTCTTCGGCGCCGTGCTCGTCGTCTTCAACTGGTTCTGGCGGTCCAGGCCGGGACTGCAGGCCATGGCGGACGGCGTTCTGCTGGCCGCATTCACGGCGCTGGTCGCGTCGGCGACCGCCCTGCTCGCGCTGATGGTTCTGCGGCGGCTCGAGGGCCGGACGCTGAAGGGCGCGAAGGAGCCCGTCACCCGCTGGGTGATCGCCACCGATCCGCCGCGGAACGATGTGGAGAAACCCGCCGAGAAGACGTCCGGGAACGCCGACCGGGAAGCCGTCGCGTTGTGA
- a CDS encoding glycerophosphodiester phosphodiesterase family protein — MSPDRRGPLVVAHRGASAAMPEHTLAAYELALEEGADGLECDVRLTRDGHLVCVHDRTVDRTSTGTGVVSEMTREELAEFNYGTEEEPAELLELSALIALTLDWTARPVKLFIETKHPVRFGGLVESKVLAELQRFGIAAPPSADHSRAVVMSFSAGAVWRIRRSAPMLPTVLLGESARYLGGGAATTVGATAVGPSVKTLHEHPDIVDKAAAAGRATYCWTVDNRSDVELCRELGVSWVATNHPGRTKKWLAS, encoded by the coding sequence GTGAGCCCCGATCGGCGGGGGCCCCTCGTGGTGGCCCACCGAGGCGCATCCGCGGCCATGCCGGAACACACGCTCGCCGCCTACGAACTGGCACTGGAGGAAGGTGCGGACGGACTCGAGTGCGACGTGCGGCTCACCCGGGACGGCCACCTCGTGTGCGTCCACGACCGCACTGTCGACCGGACGTCCACCGGCACCGGCGTCGTCAGCGAGATGACGCGCGAGGAACTGGCGGAGTTCAACTACGGCACCGAAGAGGAACCCGCCGAACTCCTCGAGCTGAGCGCGCTGATCGCGCTCACCCTGGACTGGACGGCGCGCCCGGTGAAACTCTTCATCGAAACCAAGCACCCCGTGCGCTTCGGCGGACTGGTCGAAAGCAAGGTCCTCGCCGAACTGCAACGGTTCGGCATCGCCGCACCCCCGTCCGCCGACCACTCCCGCGCCGTCGTGATGTCGTTCTCCGCCGGAGCGGTGTGGCGGATCCGCCGGTCGGCGCCGATGCTCCCGACCGTGCTGCTCGGCGAATCCGCCCGGTACCTCGGCGGGGGAGCCGCGACCACCGTCGGCGCCACCGCGGTCGGTCCCTCGGTGAAGACGCTGCACGAACACCCGGACATCGTCGACAAGGCCGCCGCCGCCGGACGGGCCACGTACTGCTGGACCGTCGACAACCGCAGCGACGTCGAACTGTGCCGTGAACTCGGGGTCAGCTGGGTGGCCACCAACCACCCCGGGCGCACCAAGAAATGGCTGGCGTCCTGA
- a CDS encoding DUF5926 family protein, translating into MAKKSKRNSGPKPGSARAEKLAQRQAERESAAAAVTRPFEGLAAECDLVALREFVPSATAPLPVKDSSRAVTLATVLPGAVAALVRDEGDSATGFVGVQVQAHSADLGADLAASVAWVRDAAAGESLASANPGSETPALADVIDADAPLDITVHQDFNWWIPEGVEPAPEVATTVQHANAAIMPSARVEAEGVVAAWWVDAGEKAHIRWVRPENEDDLMLALARVHATGGLHLGEGSRYAGSFRTHGLLVPVFDLDREKHANEWAAATVELGQRLAEALAVDAPLTTEERRARDGLRGRQVTLR; encoded by the coding sequence GTGGCAAAGAAGAGCAAGAGAAACAGTGGTCCGAAGCCCGGTAGTGCCCGCGCCGAGAAGCTCGCGCAGCGGCAGGCGGAACGGGAGAGCGCCGCGGCGGCCGTGACCCGGCCGTTCGAAGGCCTCGCCGCCGAATGCGATCTGGTGGCGCTGCGCGAGTTCGTCCCGTCGGCGACCGCCCCGCTTCCCGTCAAGGATTCGTCCCGCGCGGTGACCCTCGCGACCGTGCTGCCCGGGGCCGTCGCGGCGCTGGTCCGCGACGAGGGGGACAGTGCCACCGGGTTCGTCGGTGTGCAGGTCCAGGCGCATTCCGCCGACCTCGGCGCCGATCTCGCCGCGTCCGTCGCCTGGGTCCGTGACGCCGCCGCCGGCGAATCGCTGGCCTCCGCCAACCCGGGATCCGAGACCCCGGCACTGGCCGACGTGATCGACGCGGACGCACCGCTCGACATCACCGTGCACCAGGATTTCAACTGGTGGATTCCCGAAGGGGTGGAGCCGGCCCCCGAGGTCGCGACCACCGTGCAGCACGCGAATGCGGCGATCATGCCGTCCGCGCGAGTCGAGGCCGAGGGCGTCGTCGCCGCGTGGTGGGTCGACGCGGGCGAGAAGGCACACATCCGGTGGGTGCGCCCGGAGAACGAGGACGATCTGATGCTGGCCCTGGCGCGCGTGCACGCGACCGGTGGCCTGCACCTCGGTGAGGGTTCGCGCTACGCCGGGTCGTTCCGGACCCACGGGCTGCTGGTCCCGGTGTTCGACCTGGACCGCGAGAAGCATGCGAACGAATGGGCTGCCGCCACCGTCGAACTCGGTCAGCGACTGGCCGAGGCCCTCGCCGTCGACGCGCCCCTCACCACCGAGGAGCGGCGCGCCCGCGACGGACTGCGCGGCCGGCAGGTCACGCTGCGATAG